One Papaver somniferum cultivar HN1 chromosome 10, ASM357369v1, whole genome shotgun sequence genomic window carries:
- the LOC113316383 gene encoding F-box protein At3g07870-like, translating to MGNINSKNCDSISTKNFIMGRFKIEDLPKEMIPEILSRLPTESVLECKLVCKSWRDIIHFPSFSQKHLNHLTSAGDSGKLSFVFLSRYPTNINPITGQYLMLEEFTYAEYDENSHEAPFNRKVRIYINLPFYRHSFAGSCNGLICLDSWHKDIYGATYIFNPVTREYVILPTSEGSNYWSGFGYIPSTNEYKVVRIYNSLGDSNVRLRSIQVYTLGSSTGWRNVGTMDRTMQFYRKDAGAFVNGALYWADEEGTILAFHLADEKFSKLPSPPWFTRSEIPPFPISLGV from the coding sequence ATGGGGAATATCAACTCTAAGAATTGTGATTCAATTTCAACTAAGAATTTCATCATGGGGAGGTTTAAGATTGAAGATCTACCAAAAGAAATGATACCAGAGATATTGAGTAGGTTACCAACCGAATCTGTTCTGGAATGTAAATTGGTTTGCAAATCTTGGAGAGATATTATTCATTTTCCATCCTTTTCTCAAAAGCACTTGAATCATCTTACTTCTGCTGGTGATTCAGGTAAGTTAAGTTTTGTTTTCTTAAGTCGTTATCCTACTAATATTAATCCAATCACTGGACAATATCTTATGCTTGAAGAATTTACTTATGCTGAGTATGATGAGAATTCTCATGAGGCACCCTTTAATAGAAAAGTAAGAATCTACATAAACCTTCCATTTTATAGGCATTCTTTTGCTGGCTCCTGTAATGGATTAATTTGCCTCGACTCATGGCATAAAGACATTTATGGAGCTACTTATATCTTTAATCCAGTCACCAGAGAATATGTTATTCTTCCAACGTCTGAAGGATCCAACTACTGGTCTGGATTTGGTTACATTCCTTCCACCAATGAGTACAAAGTTGTCAGGATATATAACTCTTTGGGAGACTCAAATGTTAGACTTAGAAGTATCCAGGTTTACACTCTTGGAAGTAGCACTGGATGGAGAAATGTGGGAACGATGGACAGGACTATGCAGTTTTATAGAAAAGATGCTGGTGCTTTTGTAAATGGGGCACTTTATTGGGCGGATGAAGAAGGAACCATTCTTGCTTTCCATTTGGCGGATGAAAAGTTTAGCAAACTTCCATCACCACCTTGGTTCACACGATCTGAGATTCCACCTTTTCCCATTTCACTAGGGGTTTGA
- the LOC113316382 gene encoding uncharacterized protein LOC113316382 yields MTEEERNTNTDITAPEVLDPIRKSDLHDLGFIGNPYTWTSNSHGTGKRKSRLDRALGNSEWLISYPDAKLVHLVQKGSTAFLFYDKLSNTRHLLSKWSKFTFGNINLRIASLQQELCQLPAADIQGNNTSAVLRIEKAIDDLLDIQASSNRQKPRDKFYNEIDRNSKYFHIRANQRRTRNNIDALQAQDGSWCQDRSSIEELLISHFSKISTSSNPTDSQLFLRHIPVCITSQENQELISIPSEAEIHQALMTMTHGLHRGQAVFHRAFIKHNGV; encoded by the exons ATGACAGAAGAGGAAAGAAATACCAATACTGATATCACTGCCCCTGAAGTTCTAGACCCAATAAGAAAATCTGACCTtcatgacttgggttttataggAAACCCATACACTTGGACTAGCAACAGCCATGGTACAGGCAAAAGAAAATCTAGATTAGATAGGGCATTAGGCAACAGTGAGTGGCTAATTTCTTATCCTGATGCCAAACTTGTTCATTTAGTTCAAAAAG GTTCAACTGCTTTTCTCTTCTATGACAAACTTTCTAATACCAGACACCTACTTTCCAAGTGGAGTAAATTCACGTTTGGTAATATCAATTTGAGAATTGCTAGTCTCCAACAAGAGTTGTGTCAGTTACCGGCAGCTGATATTCAAGGCAATAACACAAGTGCAGTACTTAGAATTGAAAAAGCAATTGATGATCTACTAGATATCCAAGCAAGTTCAAATCGTCAGAAACCCAGAGACAAGTTTTATAATGAAATAGATAGAAACTCTAAATATTTTCATATTCGAGCAAATCAAAGAAGGACGAGAAACAACATAGATGCTCTCCAAGCTCAAGACGGCTCATGGTGTCAAGACAGATCATCGATAGAAGAACTTCTAATCTCCCATTTCAGCAAGATCAGTACTTCCTCAAATCCAACAGACAGTCAGTTATTTCTCCGGCACATACCAGTTTGCATCACAAGCCAAGAAAATCAAGAGTTAATATCAATTCCTTCTGAGGCAGAAATTCACCAAGCTTTAATGACTATGACCCATGGACTTCACCGGGGTCAGGCGGTTTTCCACCGGGCTTTTATCAAACACAATGGAGTATAG